In a single window of the Cupriavidus basilensis genome:
- a CDS encoding heavy metal response regulator transcription factor: MKILIVEDEAKTADYLRIGLTEGGCVVDVASNGIDGRHLALQNDYDAIVLDVMLPGIDGFAVLEALRASRQTPVIMLTARDRIEDRVKGLQAGADDYLIKPFSFLELQARLHVLIRRGKPQEMVHLQIADLHVDMLARKAYRGNVRLELTAKEFNLLTTLARRKGKILSKTELAELVWDMNFDSNTNVVEVAVKRLRDKIDGPYDNKLLHTIRGMGYVLESRINDVTQ; encoded by the coding sequence ATGAAAATTCTGATCGTCGAAGACGAGGCCAAGACAGCAGACTACTTGCGCATCGGTTTGACCGAGGGCGGATGCGTGGTCGATGTGGCAAGCAATGGCATCGATGGGAGGCATCTGGCTCTACAGAACGACTACGACGCGATTGTGCTTGATGTCATGCTGCCGGGTATCGATGGATTTGCCGTACTGGAAGCGCTCAGGGCCAGCCGGCAGACGCCTGTGATAATGCTGACCGCCCGTGACAGGATCGAAGACCGCGTGAAAGGTCTGCAGGCGGGCGCTGATGACTACTTAATAAAGCCCTTCTCATTCCTCGAACTGCAGGCACGATTGCATGTGTTGATCCGACGTGGAAAGCCGCAGGAAATGGTGCATCTTCAGATCGCCGACCTCCACGTGGATATGTTGGCGCGCAAGGCTTATCGCGGCAATGTGAGGCTGGAGCTGACCGCCAAGGAGTTCAATCTGTTGACCACGTTGGCGAGGCGCAAGGGAAAAATACTATCAAAGACGGAGCTGGCGGAACTCGTGTGGGATATGAACTTCGACAGCAACACCAACGTGGTCGAGGTTGCGGTCAAGCGGCTGCGGGACAAGATCGATGGGCCGTATGATAACAAGCTGCTACACACCATTCGTGGTATGGGCTACGTTCTAGAGTCCCGGATCAATGATGTGACGCAATGA
- a CDS encoding DoxX family protein: protein MNKIQSFSASPRLHLGVVVGRALLGALFVVSGLLKIGHFASVSAMLTTLGLPFVQCVTVLVIIVEVGVGLALALGWKTRFAAAVLALFVVPATFIFHSFWFADSANYSNQLNHFLKNCALFGALLMLACTNAIPRLGRAAD from the coding sequence ATGAACAAAATCCAATCCTTTTCTGCGTCACCGAGACTGCACTTGGGCGTAGTCGTAGGGCGCGCACTGCTGGGCGCGCTGTTTGTCGTATCTGGCTTGTTGAAAATCGGACATTTTGCCAGCGTTTCGGCAATGCTCACAACCTTAGGGCTGCCATTCGTGCAGTGCGTCACCGTCCTTGTCATCATCGTCGAAGTTGGGGTAGGGCTGGCATTGGCGCTAGGTTGGAAGACGCGGTTCGCCGCTGCGGTACTGGCGCTGTTTGTGGTTCCAGCCACGTTTATCTTCCATAGCTTCTGGTTCGCTGACTCTGCCAACTACAGCAACCAGCTGAATCATTTCCTCAAGAATTGCGCCCTGTTCGGCGCATTACTGATGCTCGCATGCACCAATGCAATCCCGCGCCTCGGCCGGGCTGCCGACTAG
- a CDS encoding MFS transporter, translating into MFKPQPTIDVSAVVDTSRLSTFQIWILLLTGLTVIIDGFDVQSMGFVAPAIIQAWGVDKAALGPVFGAGLLGMLLGSLAFSVVADKVGRRPVLIWATLAFALCMLATSQATSITQLLGLRFATGVGLGAIMPNAMALASEFSPKRKRVTLMMLVSSGFTVGAVLGGLISAVLIPAWGWQSVFIVGGIVPMVLAILMFLQMPESMQFLVVRGVRHDRVAACLRRIDPSLAVTPDTHLVVPGARQGGVPVLELFRGGRARMTLLLWAVNFMNLLNLYFLSNWLPTIVKSAGLPTSAAVLVGTALQIGGVVGTLAMGPAIDRIGFFKVLVPAFLLAAVTIATIGQPGLPLGLLFLVVGITGICIIGGQPAVNALAATYYPTSLRSTGVGWSLGVGRVGSIVGPVVGGELIRLNWSNADLFLAVAVPAVISALMLFLMARRPHLAIHASAAQ; encoded by the coding sequence ATGTTTAAACCGCAGCCCACTATAGACGTTTCGGCGGTCGTGGACACAAGCCGCCTCAGCACCTTCCAGATCTGGATCCTGCTGCTGACTGGCCTGACAGTCATCATCGATGGGTTCGACGTGCAATCCATGGGCTTCGTCGCGCCCGCCATCATCCAGGCCTGGGGCGTGGACAAGGCTGCGCTCGGCCCTGTATTCGGCGCGGGCTTGCTGGGCATGCTGCTGGGCTCGCTGGCCTTCAGTGTCGTTGCCGACAAGGTGGGGCGCCGCCCGGTCTTGATCTGGGCTACGCTTGCCTTTGCGCTGTGCATGCTCGCCACTTCCCAGGCAACCAGCATTACGCAACTGCTGGGGCTGAGGTTTGCTACCGGCGTGGGCCTGGGCGCCATCATGCCCAACGCCATGGCGCTGGCGAGCGAGTTCAGCCCCAAGCGCAAGCGCGTGACGCTGATGATGCTGGTGTCCAGCGGTTTCACTGTCGGCGCGGTGCTGGGTGGCCTGATCTCGGCCGTGCTCATTCCGGCCTGGGGCTGGCAGTCCGTTTTCATCGTGGGTGGCATCGTGCCGATGGTGCTTGCGATCTTGATGTTTCTGCAGATGCCTGAGTCCATGCAGTTCTTGGTGGTGCGCGGCGTGCGGCATGACCGGGTAGCGGCGTGCCTGCGCCGCATCGACCCGTCCCTGGCGGTCACGCCGGACACGCACTTGGTCGTGCCCGGCGCTCGCCAGGGTGGCGTACCCGTGCTGGAGTTGTTTCGCGGCGGCCGCGCCAGGATGACCTTGCTCCTTTGGGCAGTCAATTTCATGAACCTGCTCAATCTATACTTTCTCTCTAACTGGCTACCCACGATCGTCAAGAGCGCCGGGCTCCCGACTTCGGCGGCGGTGCTGGTAGGTACGGCGCTGCAGATAGGTGGGGTGGTCGGAACGTTAGCGATGGGGCCGGCGATTGACCGCATCGGCTTCTTTAAAGTACTCGTGCCTGCCTTCCTGTTGGCGGCGGTCACAATTGCAACTATCGGTCAGCCCGGTCTACCGCTGGGATTGCTGTTTCTCGTTGTCGGTATCACTGGGATCTGCATCATTGGCGGTCAGCCTGCGGTGAATGCCCTGGCTGCCACTTACTATCCGACCTCGTTGCGCTCCACTGGCGTGGGCTGGAGCCTGGGAGTGGGACGAGTCGGCTCCATTGTGGGGCCGGTGGTCGGGGGTGAACTGATCCGGTTGAACTGGTCGAATGCCGACCTATTCCTCGCTGTGGCTGTGCCGGCCGTGATCTCCGCGCTGATGCTGTTTCTGATGGCGAGGCGTCCCCACTTGGCGATCCACGCGAGCGCGGCGCAATGA
- a CDS encoding LysR family transcriptional regulator, producing the protein MKDLDTSKLNTVELFCAAAKAQSFTAAAACLGTTPSAISKAVRRLENRLGIKLFQRTTRAIRLTDDGLAYYKTCHQALESIQEVEQALTCHSRPRGVLRISLPYSYGIKRVIPLIPRYVERYMGQVRIEVSLSNSLANFVKQDFDMAIRLGPIADSRLVVRRLHEAQFRVVATPAYLRQHDVPRSPDDLRQHNCLGLLMPDSGRVLPWTFSAEGNAKSEVAIRSSMTFDHPLGTLAAVLSDAGIAQLLDFTVDDDLRSGRLVEVLADVRPPAQAVSAVYPSSRNLSAKVRTFLDFLLEAVDERNCG; encoded by the coding sequence ATGAAAGATCTGGACACGAGCAAACTGAATACAGTGGAACTGTTCTGCGCTGCGGCGAAAGCGCAGAGCTTCACCGCGGCGGCGGCCTGCCTGGGGACCACGCCGTCCGCGATTAGTAAGGCTGTGCGGCGCCTGGAGAACAGGTTGGGAATCAAGCTGTTTCAGCGCACAACCCGCGCCATCCGCCTGACAGACGACGGACTTGCTTACTACAAGACCTGCCACCAGGCGCTGGAGAGCATCCAGGAAGTAGAGCAGGCGCTTACCTGCCATAGCAGGCCTCGCGGCGTGCTGCGCATAAGCCTGCCTTACAGTTACGGCATCAAGCGCGTCATCCCACTGATCCCACGGTACGTCGAGCGCTACATGGGGCAAGTGAGGATCGAAGTCTCTCTTAGCAATTCGTTGGCTAATTTCGTGAAACAGGACTTCGATATGGCTATCCGGCTGGGGCCGATAGCAGACTCAAGGCTGGTTGTGCGCCGCTTGCATGAGGCACAGTTTCGTGTCGTCGCCACGCCAGCGTACCTGCGCCAGCATGATGTCCCCCGCAGCCCCGATGATTTGCGCCAGCATAATTGCCTGGGGTTGCTTATGCCCGATAGCGGACGCGTCCTGCCTTGGACTTTTTCTGCCGAGGGGAATGCCAAAAGCGAAGTCGCCATTCGCTCGAGCATGACCTTTGATCACCCGCTGGGCACGCTGGCTGCCGTACTCAGCGATGCCGGTATCGCGCAATTGCTCGACTTCACGGTTGATGATGATCTTCGTAGCGGTCGCCTGGTCGAGGTACTGGCGGACGTACGTCCACCGGCCCAGGCGGTTTCGGCCGTCTATCCCAGCAGCCGAAATCTGTCGGCAAAGGTGCGCACGTTCCTGGATTTCCTGCTTGAGGCAGTCGATGAGCGGAATTGTGGCTAG
- a CDS encoding heavy metal sensor histidine kinase, which produces MIRSIAFRLSILFGLVGLLVFALSGIALYQGLRHTLDQQLDNDLRAKLEVVQNLVEKVPSVERWGELRDTLTMLTTTDGNTRFWISCTDPSLNYGKNFPSALHPPGDSRIKQLVLDDPQHPLRTLGRMLKPLVDHPEIHLVVGVSTMQIEATMRAFAVGLTIICLCGIGLVSGLGYWVARVGLHPVAQLSASAQSLSPSNRAQRLHLVPAVSELTPLVSSFNGALDRLESAYAQLEGFSADVAHELRTPIGNMLGATQVMLTRERSAADLRNVLQSNLEELERLGAIVNDMLFLARADQGEAAQTLRQTRLSDEVKKTVEFLTPLIDERALTVQTEGDAETLVDQALFRRAMTNLLHNAIQYSSPRSHVRVTMRVCLEGAEVAVSNVGAQIASEHLSRLFDRFYRIDSSRARGADSHGLGLAIVKAIARMHGGTVFASSSEGINTFGMRIQGSMLEGLQNRQRP; this is translated from the coding sequence ATGATACGCTCGATTGCATTCCGACTCTCGATACTATTCGGCCTGGTCGGGCTTTTAGTGTTCGCGCTTTCAGGCATCGCGCTATATCAAGGACTCCGTCATACGCTCGATCAGCAATTGGACAACGACCTGCGTGCGAAACTGGAGGTCGTCCAGAACCTCGTGGAGAAGGTGCCGTCGGTCGAGCGGTGGGGTGAGTTACGCGACACATTGACCATGTTGACCACCACGGACGGAAACACTCGCTTCTGGATTTCCTGTACGGATCCGTCGCTGAACTACGGAAAGAACTTTCCGTCCGCGCTTCATCCGCCAGGGGACAGCCGCATCAAGCAATTGGTGCTCGATGATCCGCAGCACCCGCTGAGAACCCTTGGGAGAATGCTAAAACCGCTGGTGGACCATCCGGAGATCCATCTGGTTGTAGGCGTAAGCACAATGCAGATCGAGGCAACGATGCGAGCTTTCGCGGTCGGACTGACCATAATCTGTTTGTGTGGCATCGGACTCGTCAGCGGACTCGGCTACTGGGTGGCACGCGTCGGACTGCATCCGGTAGCGCAGCTATCTGCTTCCGCGCAGTCACTCAGCCCGAGCAATCGGGCTCAACGTTTGCACCTTGTTCCGGCAGTGAGTGAGCTGACCCCTTTGGTCTCATCGTTCAATGGCGCGCTAGACCGGCTTGAATCCGCCTATGCGCAGCTAGAAGGCTTTAGCGCCGACGTAGCGCATGAACTGCGAACGCCGATAGGAAACATGCTTGGAGCCACGCAGGTGATGCTCACTCGCGAACGCAGCGCGGCAGATCTGCGCAATGTATTGCAGTCAAATCTCGAGGAGCTGGAACGTCTCGGCGCCATCGTCAATGACATGCTATTTTTGGCCCGAGCCGACCAGGGAGAGGCTGCACAAACATTGAGGCAGACCAGGCTCTCCGACGAAGTGAAGAAAACGGTTGAATTCCTGACGCCATTGATTGACGAAAGGGCCCTGACGGTCCAAACAGAGGGAGACGCAGAAACACTTGTGGACCAGGCGCTATTCCGGCGAGCGATGACCAACTTGCTGCACAACGCCATACAGTACTCGTCTCCCCGTTCGCACGTGCGCGTAACAATGCGGGTGTGCCTGGAAGGCGCTGAAGTTGCGGTGTCAAATGTTGGCGCCCAAATCGCATCGGAACACCTGAGTCGTTTGTTCGACCGTTTCTATCGCATTGATTCATCACGCGCGCGCGGCGCGGACAGCCACGGCCTCGGCCTGGCGATCGTCAAGGCCATAGCACGCATGCATGGCGGCACCGTTTTCGCCAGCAGTAGCGAAGGCATAAACACCTTCGGTATGAGAATTCAAGGCAGTATGCTCGAGGGCCTTCAGAATCGCCAACGTCCCTGA